The DNA region TACCTTGCTCTCCGCCTGGCTATGCTGCATCCCTACAGAGACTGATAGAGCAGGAAGGAGGCTAAACCAATGGCTAATACGATTGTGAACTGGCGAATTCATCATCGGCTTTCCGTTGCCTATCCGGTCATCTTCGGAGGAGCCCCATTTGTCGGAGAAGGAACCATCTCAAATATCTCCCTAACCGGCTGTTCCGTAAACTGCGGCCGGACGGTCTTAATGGGTAGCTATATTAAACTGAGCGTCTTCCTACCTAGCCCGACATCGTCTTTGTTCATCGAGCTCGGGAAAATCCGATGGGTACAGGACCAGACATTCGGTGTGGAATTCATCCGTGTGCCGACACTCACTCGCCACCGACTAGACCGAGTCGTGTCACAAGAACTGGCCCTAGAGACACACCTCCTGTCAGTGCCCGCCTAAGCTTCTTTGGTACCCACTCCCGCAGTCTGGCTATTTGAGAAGGAAAGAACAGTAGAGAAGAAATGTCGGGGGTTGATAAGCAGCCACACAGCCAGCCTTCCACTCAAAGGTCAAGCTGTGTGGCTGACATTGTGAACTGCCCTACGGCTTCCAGTCAAAGTGAAGCGATATACCGGCATGGATGAGGATCGTATTAATCGTGGATTGATAGGGATTATGAAAAGCCAGCCCTTGAAAAGTATCGCTTCCAAGGAATGGTTCGGTCAGCCCCAACCGATCCGACGTCAGCCGGCTGTGATCGGCATGGATATACTTCGCCTCCACAAACGCCGCCACATACTTAAAGAGATGCGCCTTGAGTCCTCCCACGCCTTGAAACGCGACCGTCGTATGCCGTTGTTCGGTGATGGCGGTGTAAAACCCAGTTCCCCCCATACCACCTGGCCTCGTTGCCATCTGATGCGCACCCACACCCACCCCGACGTACGGAAACCACCGCCCGTTGGGATAGGATTCGGAAATCGCCAGGGGATAGCGAACCATGAAATTGGTGCCGACGTAGATGGCCTGGATCTCCGTCGTGGTGCCCAACCCTGTTGAGGGATCACGATTATAATTGTCGATACAGCAGGCCACGTCCGGATACCAAATAAAGCCGTTGATTTCCACACCAAGATCGAATCCCAGCAACTTGTTTCTGGTGGGAAACCAGATCCCCGCGTTGCCGCCGTAGGAATGTTTCGTCTGATAGTTGATATCCTTAACCACCGTCGGGAGTCCAGACCCTGGGCCCTCGCCCGTAAACGTGGCATCCTGACTGAACGGCAGAGCGATACCCGCCATCACGGACAGGTAGGGCTCGAGCGTCCCGGAAGTCATCGTCGGGAGACCATCCGAGAGGGCATAGGGATCGGCGACCCGTTGGCTGTAGGGATCATCCGCCCGAGTAAGATCCGCAGAGCCGAGGAGACAGAGGAGACACATCACCGCCGACATTCTTGCTTTCATTCATTCTCCTCCTACGGTAAAGCAACCATGTGCTTCGACGAATTGGGATTGTGCAACCTGGAGCTCCCACAGCCGATCACGTGATCGGGCACAACCCTACGGCTTCCAGTCAAAGTGCATTGATAAGCCCGCATGCACCATGATCGTATTAATCGTGGATTCATAGGGATTCACAAAAGGACCTTCACCAGTAAAGAGTAGATCGCCGGCGGGTGAATTTCCATACCGATCCGTCGACAACCCGTTGTGCTGGGCATGAACATACTTCGCTTCCACAAACGCCGACACATACTTGAAGAGATGGGCCTTAATTCCACCGATCCCCAGAAACCCAACGGTCGTATCCCGTTGGGTGGTGATGGCAGTTAACAGACGTTGCCCTCGAGCTCCACCCGGCTTCATCCCCAGCTGATGGGCACCCACCCCGATCCCGACGTAGGGAAACCATCGCCCGTTGGGATAGGCCTCGGAAATGGCCATCGGGTAGCGAAGCAGGAAATTAGCGCCCACATAGGCAGCTGATATTTCGGTCGTGGTACCTCGATTGGCAATCCCACCCCTTTGGAAACTCCCCGTGGGGTCATTATTGTAAAAGTCCGTACAGCAGGCGACGTCCGGATACCACACAAAACCAGTGAGTTCCACGCCAAGATCGAAGCCCACCAGCTTACTTCTGGTGGGAAACCAGATCCCCGCGTTGCCTCCCCAGGTGTGCTTCATCTGATAGTCGACATCCTTGACCACCGACGTCGGCGGGCTCCCGTCCTGAAACGTGGCGTCTTGACTGAACGGAATCGCCACGCCCGCCATGGCGGAAAAGTAGAGCTCATACGTCCCGGACGACATATTGGGAAGGCCATCTGAGAGGGCATAGGGATCGGCGACCCGTTGGCTATAGGGATCTTCTGCCCGGGTGAGATCCGCTGAGCCGAGGACACAGAGGAGACACATCATCGCCGACATTCTCGCTTTCATCCATCGTCCTCCTACGGTAACGCACCCATGGTCTGCGACGAGTCTGGGTTGCACATCTGAGATTCTTCTACGGCTTCCAGTCAAAGTGAATCGACAGGCCCGCATGCACAAAGATCGTATCGATGGTGGATGAATAGGGATTCACAATTAAAAAGCCATCTGCTGGATCACTTGGTCCGGGGAACGATTGGATTGGGGATGCCCCGAACCGATCCGTCAAGAGCCCATCGTGATGGGCACGGACATACTTCACCTCGATAAATCCCGCCACGTACTTGAAAAGATGTGCCTTGATGCCGCCCACCCCGTGAAAGCCAACCGTCGTATTCCGTTGCTCAGTGATAGGGTTCGTACGTGTATTATCAAGGGCAAAATATGTCGTCACCCCGTGGGCTCCACCCGGCCTCATCGCCATCTGATGCATACCCACGCCGATCCCGACGTACGGAAACCACCGCCCGTTGGGGTAGGCTTCGGAAATCGCCAGGGGATACCGAACGAGAAAACTGGGACCGATGTAGAGACCTGAGATCTCCGTCGAGGTGCCTGCCCCCGTTGCGGGATCACGATTATAATTATCCTGACAGCAGTGCACGTCCGGATACCAGAGAAAGCCGCTGAGCTCAATGCCGAGATCGAATCCAGCTAATTTGCTTCTGGTAGGAAACCAAACCCCCAGGTTGCCGCCGAGCGAGAATTTCGATACATAGTCAACATCCTCGACTGTGGTTGGTGAGGTCCCGTCCGTAAACGTGGCGTCCCGAGTGAATGGAATGCCCACGCCTGCAAAAAATGACATGTAGGGCTCAAGCGTTCCAGAGGACATATTCGGAATACCATCTGTCGAGAGCGCATAGGGATCGGCGACTCGTTGACTATAGGGATCTTCCGCCCTCGTGAGATCCGCAACGCCGAGGGCACAGAGGAGACAAATCATCGCCGACATTCTCGCTTTCATTCATCGTCCTCCTACGGTAAAGCACCCATGTTCTGCGACGGATTTGTACTGCAAAATCTTAGGTCTGTCAGTCAATCGTCGTTGGTCAGTGCGGTGAGGCGAGTGCGCCTGTGTGCAACTCGACTCGACCCCCAATTCGGCGGTCACAGTTCTTGGCATGAGAGTCCACCCATCGCTCTTCTCAGAGCGATCAGGAGGGGATACTCCTTTCGTATACATTGGGCGAACGGCGCCAACAGTAGCAACCCCGCGTTCATTTTTTAAAATAGATAAAACGGATTTGAGCTATCGATAAATCCAATATGCCAGGATGACCATCATGAGATAATCGGCATGGTTCCCACTGTATCTGGGGCCATCCGAACTGACCTACCCCTCCCCCTCTCATCTCTGGAGCCTGTCAAGGCGTGATACCGGCTTTGCTTCCGAAAGACATGTGGCAGGGAAAAGAGGCGTGAGTCGACAGCCTGATAAAGGCATTTGAATTCAATAGGTTCTGGTGGTGCTACAACGAACATCGGCTCAGCCACTCACGGTGGCATCACGCGAATTGA from Candidatus Nitrospira nitrosa includes:
- a CDS encoding PilZ domain-containing protein, giving the protein MANTIVNWRIHHRLSVAYPVIFGGAPFVGEGTISNISLTGCSVNCGRTVLMGSYIKLSVFLPSPTSSLFIELGKIRWVQDQTFGVEFIRVPTLTRHRLDRVVSQELALETHLLSVPA